A window of the Oryzias melastigma strain HK-1 linkage group LG11, ASM292280v2, whole genome shotgun sequence genome harbors these coding sequences:
- the LOC112138289 gene encoding uncharacterized protein LOC112138289 has product MTDQDIDLQTVLEQIRSFLRTHKTETVVLKHTRSSSNPGCLGIFSMDFPSPQLIQKIIELKPFLPGIPKLPPKPGLDNTDWMISIPDETPLSIITIAGIRLLFGKSKVWIVKQKLNEGIRYFDINAGVWRATEKEYHIRSTKWMMEEVFLPISIFLRSHSHEVVLLRLTIHGRTKSIADDFINTSMEKFKDIMWTKQSTPTMKEARGRIVFLKTDSFSFGVENYKLKIFGSDMLVNFEKNTELLKSDICGGQLVVTESPVSDHQSLNVLSEFVHKYISSSSGLGCVGIISMDDPSSELIDQITHLHPCLGIFSMDFPSPQLIQKIIELKPSVEHELQVKPVEL; this is encoded by the exons ATGACTGATCAGGATATAGATTTACAAACAGTCTTGGAGCAGATACGTAGTTTCTTACGAACCCACAAAACTGAGACTGTAGTTTTAAA ACACACAAGAAGTTCCTCCAATCCAGGCTGTTTGGGAATATTCAGTATGGACTTTCCCAGTCCTCAGCTCATTCAAAAAATCATTGAACTTAAACCAT TTCTACCTGGAATACCCAAATTACCACCAAAACCAGGACTTGACAACACAGACTGGATGATATCCATACCTGATGAGACTCCTCTTTCAATCATCACCATTGCTGGAATACGACTATTATTTGGAAAAAGCAAAGTGTGGATCGTGAAGCAGAAACTCAACGAAGGAATTCGGTATTTTGATATAAATGCTGGTGTGTGGCGAGCTACAGAAAAAGAGTATCACATCCGGTCCACCAAATGGATGATGGAGGAAGTTTTTCTCCCCATATCCATTTTCCTAAGAAGCCACAGTCATGAAGTTGTTCTTTTGAGACTTACGATACACGGACGTACCAAAAGCATAGCTGATGATTTCATCAACACGTCAATGGAAAAGTTCAAAGACATCATGTGGACAAAGCAGTCAACTCCAACCATGAAGGAGGCAAGAGGTAGGATAGTTTTCTTGAAGACTGACAGCTTTAGTTTTGGAGTAGAAAACTACAAGCTAAAAATCTTTGGGTCTGACATGTTAGTCAACTTTGAAAAGAACACTGAACTACTAAAGTCAGACATTTGTGGTGGACAACTCGTGGTCACTGAGAGTCCTGTATCAGATCACCAAAGTCTTAACGTTTTGAGTGAGTTTGTGCATAAATATATCAGCAGCTCCTCCGGCTTAGGCTGTGTAGGAATCATCAGCATGGATGATCCCAGTTCTGAGCTCATTGACCAAATCACTCACCTTCACCCAT GTTTGGGAATATTCAGTATGGACTTTCCCAGTCCTCAGCTCATTCAAAAAATCATTGAACTTAAACCAT CCGTTGAACACGAGTtacaagttaaaccagttgaactttga